From one Neorhizobium galegae genomic stretch:
- a CDS encoding ABC transporter permease: MAAFLIKRLAQAIFVVIAVTLTVAFAIRLTGDPALMLTQGAGSVTEADLVKIREGLGLNEPFFVQYFNFLKGIFTLDFGKSFLGGTSVSLLIGKALPATLALAFTSLIVSIVISIPLGIKAATARGKWADQMIRILSLVGLSFPNFWLATMLVLLFAIAVPLLPPSGMDGFESFILPAVTMGIILTATNVRLVRTTMLETLRSQYIMVARAKGLSENTVLYKHALRNCAIPLITFFGLQFGGLLGGIVVVERVFNWPGLGTLAFDAVGARDYPVLQAVITVLSLMIIGINLLVDIAYGLVDPRIRTE, encoded by the coding sequence TTGGCCGCATTCCTGATTAAACGCCTGGCTCAGGCGATTTTCGTCGTGATTGCCGTGACGCTGACGGTCGCTTTCGCGATCCGCCTCACCGGTGACCCGGCGCTGATGCTGACGCAGGGCGCCGGCAGCGTCACCGAGGCCGATCTCGTGAAAATCCGCGAGGGGCTCGGGCTTAACGAACCGTTCTTCGTCCAGTACTTCAATTTCCTCAAGGGCATCTTCACGCTTGATTTCGGCAAGAGCTTCCTCGGTGGCACATCGGTTTCGCTGCTGATCGGCAAGGCGCTGCCCGCAACACTGGCGCTCGCCTTCACCTCGCTGATCGTCTCGATCGTCATCTCCATTCCGCTCGGCATCAAGGCCGCCACCGCACGCGGCAAATGGGCCGACCAGATGATCCGCATCCTGTCGCTCGTCGGTCTGTCGTTTCCGAATTTCTGGCTGGCCACCATGCTGGTGCTGCTTTTCGCGATTGCCGTGCCACTGCTTCCGCCAAGCGGCATGGACGGATTTGAAAGCTTCATCCTGCCGGCAGTCACCATGGGCATCATCCTGACGGCGACCAATGTCCGCCTGGTGCGCACCACCATGCTGGAGACGCTGCGCTCGCAGTATATCATGGTCGCGCGCGCCAAGGGCCTCAGCGAAAACACGGTGCTCTACAAGCATGCGCTACGCAACTGCGCCATTCCGCTGATCACGTTTTTCGGGCTGCAGTTCGGCGGCCTGCTCGGCGGCATCGTCGTCGTCGAGCGGGTATTCAACTGGCCGGGCCTCGGAACGCTCGCTTTCGACGCCGTCGGAGCCCGTGACTATCCGGTACTGCAGGCAGTCATCACCGTTTTGTCGCTGATGATCATCGGCATCAACCTTCTGGTTGACATCGCCTACGGCCTCGTCGATCCCCGCATCCGGACGGAGTGA
- a CDS encoding ABC transporter substrate-binding protein, whose amino-acid sequence MIKMQRGLRTAFVAMALAGTAFAPVSALAAGKLTVSSPQDPGSWDPIDTFLVNWASVSTNIFDGLTYRGPDLKLVPGLATSWDVLDNGMRIRFKLREGVKFHNGEAFDAEAVKFTFDRLLGAEGAKGPQQSNYNSIGSVEIIDANTVEFKMKVADPVILTKFAGYGGMIVPPKYIAEKGDAYFNAHPVGTGAFKFVSYEPKVNIVLAANPDYFGGAPKISELEYKFISEPATAVAELQAGRVDLVIPPTIPIGMIPTIQGNAKLAVVTSPGPTVYALRFNTRDGITKDPKVRQALIMGVDRDAIIKSILGGQAQPIASFQGPLSFGFDKAMKPLPYDPAKAQALLKEAGVAPGTALQIDLRGNEATFIEVAQAISAYLQVIGITATIKPYETNVLLNDIIPNGKTGAMFQQSWGGWTLDYDNTAVAMYKTKEKWNPYDSDPKMDDLLAKQRTITNVAEREKVLQEIAHYAADRALEMPLYNLNAIFGINKRVKNFTPVPDSRLKFTDVTVD is encoded by the coding sequence ATGATAAAAATGCAGAGGGGTTTGCGGACGGCATTCGTGGCGATGGCGCTCGCAGGCACGGCGTTCGCGCCGGTCTCGGCTCTCGCCGCCGGCAAGCTGACGGTGTCTTCGCCACAGGATCCGGGCAGCTGGGATCCGATCGACACTTTCCTGGTCAACTGGGCCTCGGTCTCGACCAACATCTTTGACGGCCTCACCTATCGCGGCCCCGACCTGAAGCTCGTCCCGGGTCTTGCGACCTCCTGGGACGTGCTCGACAACGGCATGCGCATCCGCTTCAAGCTGCGTGAAGGCGTGAAATTCCACAACGGCGAGGCGTTCGACGCCGAAGCCGTGAAGTTCACCTTCGACCGCTTGCTCGGAGCCGAAGGCGCCAAGGGTCCGCAACAGTCCAACTACAACTCGATCGGCAGCGTCGAGATCATCGACGCCAACACCGTCGAGTTCAAGATGAAAGTCGCCGATCCGGTCATCCTCACCAAGTTCGCCGGTTACGGCGGGATGATCGTTCCGCCGAAATACATCGCTGAAAAGGGCGACGCCTATTTCAACGCCCATCCTGTCGGCACCGGCGCCTTCAAGTTCGTCTCCTACGAGCCAAAAGTGAACATCGTTCTCGCCGCTAACCCTGACTACTTCGGCGGCGCGCCAAAAATTTCGGAACTGGAATACAAGTTCATTTCCGAGCCGGCGACAGCGGTTGCCGAACTCCAGGCCGGCCGTGTCGATCTGGTCATCCCGCCGACCATTCCGATCGGCATGATCCCGACGATCCAGGGCAATGCCAAGCTTGCCGTGGTCACCTCCCCCGGCCCGACGGTCTATGCGCTGCGCTTCAACACGCGCGACGGCATCACCAAGGACCCGAAGGTCCGTCAGGCGCTGATCATGGGCGTCGACCGCGATGCGATCATCAAGTCGATCCTCGGCGGCCAGGCACAGCCGATCGCCAGCTTCCAGGGACCGCTGTCCTTCGGCTTCGACAAGGCCATGAAGCCGCTTCCCTACGATCCGGCCAAGGCACAGGCTCTCCTCAAGGAAGCCGGCGTCGCTCCGGGCACGGCCCTGCAGATCGACCTTCGCGGCAACGAGGCGACCTTCATCGAAGTCGCCCAGGCGATCTCCGCCTATCTGCAGGTGATCGGCATCACCGCGACGATCAAGCCCTATGAAACCAACGTCCTGCTGAACGACATCATCCCGAACGGCAAGACGGGCGCGATGTTCCAGCAGTCCTGGGGCGGCTGGACGCTCGACTACGACAACACCGCGGTCGCCATGTACAAGACCAAGGAAAAGTGGAACCCCTACGACAGCGACCCGAAGATGGACGACCTGCTCGCCAAGCAGCGCACCATCACCAATGTCGCCGAGCGCGAGAAGGTTCTGCAGGAAATCGCCCATTACGCCGCCGACCGGGCGCTCGAGATGCCGCTCTACAACCTCAACGCCATCTTCGGCATCAACAAGCGCGTGAAGAATTTTACGCCCGTGCCGGATAGCCGTCTGAAGTTCACCGACGTCACTGTCGATTAA
- a CDS encoding dipeptide ABC transporter ATP-binding protein, producing the protein MTPTASTPLLAVDDLSVEFGASRVIENLSFSVSAGQTVAIVGESGSGKSVTSLSIMRLADMLGANYPTGRILFQTAGGEIDLLKLDQKRMRSIRGKEISMIFQEPMTSLNPVFTIGDQVAEILKLHEGKSNSAALAEAKRLLDMVRLPDAAELLTRYPHQLSGGMRQRVMIAMALACRPRLLIADEPTTALDVTIQAQILNILRDLQKELGAAVIFITHDMGVVAEMADDVVVMWKGKAVEKGKALDIFEKPVNAYTRTLLAAVPKLGSMTGEEFPKRLPLTVLENGEPKLSGVERIQNTARYDAAPLLSVRDLVVRFDIKKGLLGKVTHRVHAVEKVSFDIHPGETLALVGESGSGKSTIGRTIQQLQKATAGNITFSGKPLSAMSMAERHNLRRDVQYIFQDPFASLDPRKTVGFSIAEPIRTHGLLDSEKEIAKTVDALLERVGLTSVHARRYPHEFSGGQRQRVCIARALASKPKLIIADEALSALDVSIQAQIINLFMDLQEERGLAYLFISHDMAVVEKMSHRVAVLYLGQIMEFGNRRQIFETPSHDYTRRLLSAVPVADPRRRKPLAMIEGDIPSPVRAVGNEPVLLAREEIAPGHYVARGA; encoded by the coding sequence GTGACGCCAACCGCCTCTACCCCTCTTCTGGCCGTGGATGACCTGTCGGTCGAGTTCGGCGCCTCCCGCGTCATCGAGAACCTGAGTTTCTCCGTCTCCGCCGGCCAGACGGTCGCCATCGTCGGCGAGTCCGGTTCGGGCAAGTCGGTGACGTCGCTGTCGATCATGCGGCTTGCAGACATGCTCGGTGCCAACTATCCGACCGGACGCATCCTGTTCCAGACCGCAGGCGGCGAGATCGATCTCCTGAAACTCGACCAGAAGAGGATGCGCAGCATTCGCGGCAAGGAGATCTCGATGATCTTCCAGGAGCCGATGACCTCGCTGAACCCTGTCTTCACGATCGGCGATCAGGTAGCCGAGATCCTGAAATTGCATGAGGGCAAGTCGAACAGCGCGGCACTCGCCGAGGCGAAGCGACTGCTCGACATGGTCCGCCTGCCCGATGCCGCGGAACTCTTGACCCGCTATCCGCACCAGCTTTCCGGCGGCATGCGCCAGCGGGTGATGATCGCCATGGCACTCGCCTGCCGACCGCGGCTGTTGATCGCAGACGAGCCGACGACGGCGCTCGATGTCACCATCCAGGCGCAGATCCTCAATATCCTGCGCGACCTGCAGAAGGAACTCGGCGCCGCCGTCATCTTCATCACCCACGACATGGGCGTCGTCGCCGAGATGGCGGACGACGTGGTGGTGATGTGGAAGGGCAAGGCAGTCGAAAAGGGCAAGGCGCTCGATATCTTCGAAAAACCCGTCAATGCCTATACACGCACGCTGCTCGCAGCGGTGCCGAAGCTCGGCAGCATGACCGGCGAAGAGTTTCCCAAGCGCCTGCCGCTGACCGTCCTTGAAAACGGCGAGCCGAAGCTTTCGGGCGTCGAGCGCATCCAGAATACCGCCCGCTACGATGCCGCTCCGCTATTGTCGGTGCGCGATCTCGTGGTGCGCTTCGACATCAAGAAGGGCCTGCTCGGCAAGGTCACTCACCGCGTCCATGCCGTGGAAAAGGTCTCTTTCGACATCCATCCGGGCGAGACGCTGGCGCTGGTTGGCGAATCCGGATCGGGCAAGTCGACGATCGGCCGCACCATCCAGCAGCTTCAAAAGGCAACGGCCGGCAATATCACCTTCTCGGGCAAGCCGCTGTCGGCGATGAGCATGGCCGAGCGGCACAATCTGCGCCGGGACGTGCAATATATCTTCCAGGACCCGTTCGCCTCGCTCGATCCGCGCAAGACGGTCGGCTTCTCGATCGCCGAACCGATTCGTACCCACGGCCTTCTCGACAGCGAGAAGGAGATCGCAAAAACCGTCGATGCCCTGCTCGAACGGGTCGGCCTCACCTCCGTGCATGCCCGCCGTTACCCGCACGAATTTTCCGGCGGCCAGCGCCAGCGCGTCTGCATCGCCCGCGCACTTGCCTCGAAGCCGAAGCTGATCATCGCCGACGAGGCACTTTCGGCACTCGACGTGTCGATCCAGGCACAGATCATCAACCTGTTCATGGACCTGCAGGAAGAGCGCGGCCTCGCCTATCTCTTCATCAGTCATGACATGGCCGTGGTCGAAAAGATGAGTCACCGGGTGGCGGTGCTCTATCTCGGCCAGATCATGGAATTCGGCAATCGCCGCCAGATCTTCGAAACGCCTTCGCACGACTATACGCGCCGGCTTCTTTCGGCCGTGCCGGTCGCCGATCCGCGCCGGCGCAAGCCGCTGGCGATGATCGAGGGCGACATTCCGAGCCCCGTCCGGGCGGTCGGCAACGAACCGGTGCTTCTTGCCCGGGAGGAGATCGCGCCAGGACATTACGTGGCACGCGGTGCATGA
- a CDS encoding ABC transporter ATP-binding protein → MIRIEDVSLRHGQTQILHDISLTIPKGGITALVGPNGAGKSSLLSLIARLQPLQAGRISIDGFPVDTTPSRDLARILAILRQDSIVTSRLRVRELVGFGRFPHGRGRLTPADYAIIDQSLQQFDLTDLSDRFIETLSGGQRQRALVAMAFAQGTDYLLLDEPLNNLDMYFARELMRSLRKIADENGKTIVIVLHDINQAGAHADRIVAMKSGRIVADGKPSDLLTPKTLQAIFGFEMRVETFDDTPVVLHFR, encoded by the coding sequence ATGATCCGGATAGAAGACGTCTCGCTGCGGCACGGCCAGACGCAGATCCTCCACGACATTTCGCTGACGATCCCGAAGGGCGGCATCACCGCTCTGGTCGGTCCGAACGGCGCAGGCAAGTCCTCGCTCCTGTCGCTCATCGCCAGGCTGCAGCCGTTGCAGGCCGGAAGGATTAGCATCGACGGTTTCCCCGTCGACACGACACCGAGCCGCGATCTCGCCCGGATCCTCGCCATCCTGCGGCAGGATTCGATCGTCACCAGCCGGCTGCGCGTGCGCGAACTCGTGGGCTTCGGCCGTTTTCCGCATGGACGTGGACGCCTGACGCCCGCTGATTACGCGATCATCGACCAGTCGCTGCAGCAGTTCGACCTGACGGATCTTTCCGACCGCTTCATCGAAACCCTTTCCGGCGGCCAGCGGCAGCGGGCTCTGGTGGCAATGGCCTTTGCCCAGGGGACGGACTATCTGCTGCTCGACGAACCGCTCAACAATCTCGACATGTATTTCGCCCGGGAACTGATGCGTTCGCTCCGCAAGATCGCCGACGAAAACGGAAAGACCATCGTCATCGTGCTGCACGACATCAACCAGGCGGGTGCTCACGCCGACCGGATCGTCGCAATGAAATCCGGCCGAATTGTCGCCGACGGCAAGCCTTCCGACTTGCTGACGCCCAAAACCCTGCAAGCCATCTTCGGTTTCGAGATGCGGGTGGAAACGTTCGACGACACGCCGGTTGTCCTGCATTTCCGATAG